Proteins encoded in a region of the Canis lupus dingo isolate Sandy chromosome 17, ASM325472v2, whole genome shotgun sequence genome:
- the ST3GAL5 gene encoding lactosylceramide alpha-2,3-sialyltransferase isoform X1, protein MRTKAAGGAERRPLQLRTEAAAAAAAPAGRAMPSEYNYVKLRSDRSRPSLQWYTRAQNKMRRPNLLLKDILKCTLLVFGVWILYILKLNYTTEECDMKKMHYVDPDRVKRAQKYAQQVLQKECRPKFAKKSMAQLFEHRYSTDLPPFVKETPKMNEAEYKYDPPFGFRKFSSEVQTLLEILPEHDMPEHLRAKSCRRCVVIGSGGILHGLALGQALNQFDVVIRLNSAPVEGYSEHVGNKTTIRMTYPEGAPLSDLEYYSNDLFVAVLFKSVDFNWLQAMVKNETLPFWVRLFFWKQVAEKIPLQPKHFRILNPVIIKETAFDILQYSEPQSRFWGRDKNVPTIGVIAVVLATHLCDEVSLAGFGYDLNQPKTPLHYFDNLCMAAMNFQTMHNVTTETRFLLKLVKEGVVKDLSGGIHCEF, encoded by the exons CAATGCCCAGTGAGTATAACTATGTAAAACTGAGAAGCGATCGCTCAAGACCCTCTCTGCAATGGTACACCCGAGCTCAAAACAAGATGAGAAGACCCAACTTGTTGTTAAAAGACATCCTTAA gtgtaCATTGCTTGTGTTTGGAGTGTGGATCCTTTATATTCTCAAGTTAAATTATACTACTGAAGAATGtgacatgaaaaaaatgcattatgtGGACCCAGACCGTGTAAAG agagctcagaaatatgCTCAGCAAGTCTTGCAAAAGGAGTGCCGACCCAAGTTTGCGAAGAAGTCGATGGCGCAGTTGTTCGAGCACAGGTACAGCACGGACTTGCCACCTTTCGTGAAGGAGACCCCCAAAATGAATGAAGCCGAGTACAAGTATGATCCTCCTTTTGGATTCCGAAAGTTCTCCAGTGAAGTCCAGACCCTGTTGGAAATACTGCCCGAGCATGACATGCCCGAACACTTGAGAGCAAAGAGCTGTAGGCGTTGTGTGGTCATCGGAAGCGGTGGCATACTCCACGGACTAGCACTGGGCCAGGCCCTCAACCAGTTCGATGTGGTGATAAG gttaaACAGTGCACCAGTTGAGGGATATTCTGAGCATGTTGGTAATAAAACTACTATAAGGATGACTTATCCAGAGGGCGCGCCACTGTCTGACCTTGAATATTATTCCAATGACTTGTTTGTTGCTGTTTTATTCAAGAGTGTTGACTTCAACTGGCTTCAAGCAATGGTAAAAAATGAAACCCTG CCATTTTGGGTGCGGCTCTTCTTTTGGAAGCAGGTGGCGGAAAAAATCCCACTACAGCCAAAACATTTCAGGATTTTGAATCCAGTTATTATCAAAGAGACCGCCTTTGACATCCTTCAATACTCAGAGCCCCAGTCAAGGTTCTGGGGCCGAGATAAG aacgTGCCCACCATTGGTGTCATTGCCGTTGTCTTAGCCACACATCTGTGTGATGAAGTCAGCTTGGCAGGCTTTGGATATGACCTCAATCAACCCAAAACACCTTTGCACTACTTTGACAATCTCTGCATGGCTGCCATGAACTTTCAAACCATGCATAATGTGACAACGGAGACCAGGTTCCTCCTCAAGCTGGTCAAAGAGGGCGTGGTGAAGGATCTCAGCGGAGGCATCCATTGTGAATTTTGA
- the ST3GAL5 gene encoding lactosylceramide alpha-2,3-sialyltransferase isoform X3 — protein MRTKAAGGAERRPLQLRTEAAAAAAAPAGRAMPSEYNYVKLRSDRSRPSLQWYTRAQNKMRRPNLLLKDILKCTLLVFGVWILYILKLNYTTEECDMKKMHYVDPDRVKRAQKYAQQVLQKECRPKFAKKSMAQLFEHRYSTDLPPFVKETPKMNEAEYKYDPPFGFRKFSSEVQTLLEILPEHDMPEHLRAKSCRRCVVIGSGGILHGLALGQALNQFDVVIRLNSAPVEGYSEHVGNKTTIRMTYPEGAPLSDLEYYSNDLFVAVLFKSVDFNWLQAMVKNETLPFWVRLFFWKQVAEKIPLQPKHFRILNPVIIKETAFDILQYSEPQSRFWGRDKVIEMESCFWKPQTRDEQSRYIYT, from the exons CAATGCCCAGTGAGTATAACTATGTAAAACTGAGAAGCGATCGCTCAAGACCCTCTCTGCAATGGTACACCCGAGCTCAAAACAAGATGAGAAGACCCAACTTGTTGTTAAAAGACATCCTTAA gtgtaCATTGCTTGTGTTTGGAGTGTGGATCCTTTATATTCTCAAGTTAAATTATACTACTGAAGAATGtgacatgaaaaaaatgcattatgtGGACCCAGACCGTGTAAAG agagctcagaaatatgCTCAGCAAGTCTTGCAAAAGGAGTGCCGACCCAAGTTTGCGAAGAAGTCGATGGCGCAGTTGTTCGAGCACAGGTACAGCACGGACTTGCCACCTTTCGTGAAGGAGACCCCCAAAATGAATGAAGCCGAGTACAAGTATGATCCTCCTTTTGGATTCCGAAAGTTCTCCAGTGAAGTCCAGACCCTGTTGGAAATACTGCCCGAGCATGACATGCCCGAACACTTGAGAGCAAAGAGCTGTAGGCGTTGTGTGGTCATCGGAAGCGGTGGCATACTCCACGGACTAGCACTGGGCCAGGCCCTCAACCAGTTCGATGTGGTGATAAG gttaaACAGTGCACCAGTTGAGGGATATTCTGAGCATGTTGGTAATAAAACTACTATAAGGATGACTTATCCAGAGGGCGCGCCACTGTCTGACCTTGAATATTATTCCAATGACTTGTTTGTTGCTGTTTTATTCAAGAGTGTTGACTTCAACTGGCTTCAAGCAATGGTAAAAAATGAAACCCTG CCATTTTGGGTGCGGCTCTTCTTTTGGAAGCAGGTGGCGGAAAAAATCCCACTACAGCCAAAACATTTCAGGATTTTGAATCCAGTTATTATCAAAGAGACCGCCTTTGACATCCTTCAATACTCAGAGCCCCAGTCAAGGTTCTGGGGCCGAGATAAG GTTATAGAAATGGAGAGTTGTTTCTGGAAGCCACAGACTCGGGATGAACAAAGTAGGTACATTTACACATGA
- the ST3GAL5 gene encoding lactosylceramide alpha-2,3-sialyltransferase isoform X2, giving the protein MPSEYNYVKLRSDRSRPSLQWYTRAQNKMRRPNLLLKDILKCTLLVFGVWILYILKLNYTTEECDMKKMHYVDPDRVKRAQKYAQQVLQKECRPKFAKKSMAQLFEHRYSTDLPPFVKETPKMNEAEYKYDPPFGFRKFSSEVQTLLEILPEHDMPEHLRAKSCRRCVVIGSGGILHGLALGQALNQFDVVIRLNSAPVEGYSEHVGNKTTIRMTYPEGAPLSDLEYYSNDLFVAVLFKSVDFNWLQAMVKNETLPFWVRLFFWKQVAEKIPLQPKHFRILNPVIIKETAFDILQYSEPQSRFWGRDKNVPTIGVIAVVLATHLCDEVSLAGFGYDLNQPKTPLHYFDNLCMAAMNFQTMHNVTTETRFLLKLVKEGVVKDLSGGIHCEF; this is encoded by the exons ATGCCCAGTGAGTATAACTATGTAAAACTGAGAAGCGATCGCTCAAGACCCTCTCTGCAATGGTACACCCGAGCTCAAAACAAGATGAGAAGACCCAACTTGTTGTTAAAAGACATCCTTAA gtgtaCATTGCTTGTGTTTGGAGTGTGGATCCTTTATATTCTCAAGTTAAATTATACTACTGAAGAATGtgacatgaaaaaaatgcattatgtGGACCCAGACCGTGTAAAG agagctcagaaatatgCTCAGCAAGTCTTGCAAAAGGAGTGCCGACCCAAGTTTGCGAAGAAGTCGATGGCGCAGTTGTTCGAGCACAGGTACAGCACGGACTTGCCACCTTTCGTGAAGGAGACCCCCAAAATGAATGAAGCCGAGTACAAGTATGATCCTCCTTTTGGATTCCGAAAGTTCTCCAGTGAAGTCCAGACCCTGTTGGAAATACTGCCCGAGCATGACATGCCCGAACACTTGAGAGCAAAGAGCTGTAGGCGTTGTGTGGTCATCGGAAGCGGTGGCATACTCCACGGACTAGCACTGGGCCAGGCCCTCAACCAGTTCGATGTGGTGATAAG gttaaACAGTGCACCAGTTGAGGGATATTCTGAGCATGTTGGTAATAAAACTACTATAAGGATGACTTATCCAGAGGGCGCGCCACTGTCTGACCTTGAATATTATTCCAATGACTTGTTTGTTGCTGTTTTATTCAAGAGTGTTGACTTCAACTGGCTTCAAGCAATGGTAAAAAATGAAACCCTG CCATTTTGGGTGCGGCTCTTCTTTTGGAAGCAGGTGGCGGAAAAAATCCCACTACAGCCAAAACATTTCAGGATTTTGAATCCAGTTATTATCAAAGAGACCGCCTTTGACATCCTTCAATACTCAGAGCCCCAGTCAAGGTTCTGGGGCCGAGATAAG aacgTGCCCACCATTGGTGTCATTGCCGTTGTCTTAGCCACACATCTGTGTGATGAAGTCAGCTTGGCAGGCTTTGGATATGACCTCAATCAACCCAAAACACCTTTGCACTACTTTGACAATCTCTGCATGGCTGCCATGAACTTTCAAACCATGCATAATGTGACAACGGAGACCAGGTTCCTCCTCAAGCTGGTCAAAGAGGGCGTGGTGAAGGATCTCAGCGGAGGCATCCATTGTGAATTTTGA
- the ST3GAL5 gene encoding lactosylceramide alpha-2,3-sialyltransferase isoform X4 has protein sequence MAQLFEHRYSTDLPPFVKETPKMNEAEYKYDPPFGFRKFSSEVQTLLEILPEHDMPEHLRAKSCRRCVVIGSGGILHGLALGQALNQFDVVIRLNSAPVEGYSEHVGNKTTIRMTYPEGAPLSDLEYYSNDLFVAVLFKSVDFNWLQAMVKNETLPFWVRLFFWKQVAEKIPLQPKHFRILNPVIIKETAFDILQYSEPQSRFWGRDKNVPTIGVIAVVLATHLCDEVSLAGFGYDLNQPKTPLHYFDNLCMAAMNFQTMHNVTTETRFLLKLVKEGVVKDLSGGIHCEF, from the exons ATGGCGCAGTTGTTCGAGCACAGGTACAGCACGGACTTGCCACCTTTCGTGAAGGAGACCCCCAAAATGAATGAAGCCGAGTACAAGTATGATCCTCCTTTTGGATTCCGAAAGTTCTCCAGTGAAGTCCAGACCCTGTTGGAAATACTGCCCGAGCATGACATGCCCGAACACTTGAGAGCAAAGAGCTGTAGGCGTTGTGTGGTCATCGGAAGCGGTGGCATACTCCACGGACTAGCACTGGGCCAGGCCCTCAACCAGTTCGATGTGGTGATAAG gttaaACAGTGCACCAGTTGAGGGATATTCTGAGCATGTTGGTAATAAAACTACTATAAGGATGACTTATCCAGAGGGCGCGCCACTGTCTGACCTTGAATATTATTCCAATGACTTGTTTGTTGCTGTTTTATTCAAGAGTGTTGACTTCAACTGGCTTCAAGCAATGGTAAAAAATGAAACCCTG CCATTTTGGGTGCGGCTCTTCTTTTGGAAGCAGGTGGCGGAAAAAATCCCACTACAGCCAAAACATTTCAGGATTTTGAATCCAGTTATTATCAAAGAGACCGCCTTTGACATCCTTCAATACTCAGAGCCCCAGTCAAGGTTCTGGGGCCGAGATAAG aacgTGCCCACCATTGGTGTCATTGCCGTTGTCTTAGCCACACATCTGTGTGATGAAGTCAGCTTGGCAGGCTTTGGATATGACCTCAATCAACCCAAAACACCTTTGCACTACTTTGACAATCTCTGCATGGCTGCCATGAACTTTCAAACCATGCATAATGTGACAACGGAGACCAGGTTCCTCCTCAAGCTGGTCAAAGAGGGCGTGGTGAAGGATCTCAGCGGAGGCATCCATTGTGAATTTTGA